Genomic DNA from Manihot esculenta cultivar AM560-2 chromosome 15, M.esculenta_v8, whole genome shotgun sequence:
GGGAACATAAAGGACAACCTCTCTATTAAATTTCTCATATGGCATCacggtttttataaaattggaCTGTTGCTGATGCTTCTTTTTTAGCTAACGCTGCTACACCAAATTCAGACCATCTGTATTCATGGCAATGGTCATCGGAAGAATAGATGAAGATCAATGTGAATGCATCTACCGGCCTGAGTCTAAGTTTTGTGGGTTTAAGTGTTGTTATACTAGACTCATACGAGGAGTTTGTGGCGGCTAAAATCTGGTATTATCCAGATTTCTTCTCAACAAAAATACATTTGAGAAAATACAAAAGGTATAAGTattgttgaaattttaaattgaataaagaGTGAAGGTTAACATCGGGTTGTGATTAGATCGGATGCTTTTTCAGTtgttcaaataattaatttatcataatttacCATTATATCATCATTTAATTTGATTGTCAGTGATTGTAAATTTCTTTTAAGTGAGATTATTGatactaaatattattttaatataagtcTATGAATGTGATTGTCCATTTGTTAGCAATGTGTGTCCATTTCAAGTTAGATTTGGAAGTTTGGTATGTTAATCCACCTCATTCTATTGTAATTTCTTTAAtgcaataataaaattacaaatatttttttttaaataaatttaaataatttttataaaattatataaaattttaatttattttaaaataaagaatttttaaattaaaaaaaaattaatttcaaataaaatagttattagaaaataatttaattgaattgaattattataaagTTTAAGATGagggtaatttttttaattattataattacatttaaatttaaaaaggataataactttattatttatattacttttaagaggcagttaaataaaatttaaaatatataaaagtattaatatttaaaactttaaattgagtagattattttgtatttaaattcaaaatctattatatttttttattaaaatttaatgacatatatatatatatatattaaaattattttattttttatgtatattaaaattatattattaattgtgcAAGAGagtttcaaaatttgaaattttaatttgataattttttaaaaaaaattaaatagtgttgatttatatttcattttctATTTACATCTACatttttgtattaaaatttaatgaattttcaaattatgtaTAAGCAATTACTATTAAAAGAGCCAAATTTTAGTATAATCAAATTATATAGTATATGaagaattaatatttttaatctatttaattttaagattaaattataatttaatttagttatttcATGATTTCAAGGGTTAActtaatttaaacattaataattttaatataataaaagtgtttatgattataataatatataaattaaggataattattaaaattaataactttGATAATGCTAAATACTAAGTgttaaatcaataattttttattatagattttttaaagGGGATTATAAGTTAATGACATGtcacattaaaatattaaaataatcattatattattgatatttatatctctatttattatatgtattaaaaaaatatattaaaaatagcaatataaaattaattattttaactctatttatcatattttattatatgaagaaaatgaatatttatttaCTAGGTTGATATGAAAGAATGTGATTCTTTGATTATACAGTAATAAAAGCACAAAGATTTAtccaatcaatttattttagtagtttttttatttaaaataaaatttaaaatttttcaaatatagtTATTATCAAGTTAAATATGTGagtgtaatttattttaataatttaaatttaaataatttttttataatattttaaaatttttaattcaaaagagtCCGACGTATCATAAAATCTTATTATTGatgtgaataaaaaaaatttattagattatTATTGAGAGAGAGTGTCCTACAAGTCATTCAAGCAACGTATCAAAAATATTATATGGAGCTTTCTAAATGTTTTCATCTACAGTTtaaaaattcctttttttttttttaattttttaaaaaatcccaTACTAAAATAGAGGAGATAAAGAATTAATGACTCAAATTTCTCTTAAAGATGGACCCACAGTCTTAAATTACCCCTTCCTTTCTTGCTTCCTTCATGTAAGATTGGAAAGCCATAGAGTTTAAGCAAGTAAAGATTCAAGAAATCAACCAAAATATTAATCTCAAACACGCAAACCCACACCACAGGCAAAATCCCTCCAAAATTCACTATTTCTCCCGGTCCTTCATTCGAATCTACACTTTAGCTTCGCATCTGGACCTCGCCTTATATCCAAACCTTTCTCATCTCCCGCTGTTCACCGGCTGCAATCCAACCCATTCACATGCCCAaagttttttctattttttttattagcttctcccccccccccccccccccccccaaattAGCCTATTATTAAATTTCCGTACTCTGCCTATATATGTTATTCTTTAACTGCCATTCCATTCAACGTACACTCTGCTCTCTATGTTATTCTCTTTCCCTTTTTTGAGCTCTTTTCAGGGTATTGTTCCGACTCAGAGATGTTGCAGAAAGTTATGGAAGTGTTCTGCGGTCCGCCTAAAACTAAAGCCAAAAGCACAGCAGAAGGAGGACGGAAGATCAAAGGGAAAGTATTGTTGATGAAGAAAAATGTTCTCGACTTTAATGACATTAAGGCTTCATGTCTTGATCGGTTTTACGAGTTGTTTGGCAAAGGCGTGTCCGTACAGCTTATTAGCTCTGTCCGTAAAGACCCAGGTTGACCCATCCCCCCCTTTTGTCTCTAACAGGAGAAATATTAGGAAATATTTGCATTTAATAGCACCGATTAagtatttttaagttaaaactGTGATTTGTTGTTGGTTTATGCGTTTAGCAAATGAGCTGCGAGGGAGGCTTGGAAAGGCAGCATACTTGGAGAAATGGGTAAGTGGAATTACCACAATAACAGCTGGAGAGACGGAGTTCGACGTTAGCTTCGACTGGGATGAAAGCATGGGGGTCCCTGGGGCtttcattattaaaaatcatCATCATAGCCAGTTCTATCTCAAGACAGTCACGTTAGATGATGTTCCTGGACATGGGAGGCTACATTTTGTTTGCAACTCCTGGGTCTATCCAACCCATCGTTACAAGTATCATCGAGTGTTCTTCTCCAACAAGGTAATTCAATTTTGGATTTGAATTAGgagaatatatacatatatattgatCATGAGCATTCCTACCAATTAACCCCAATCCCTATGCTTAAGGGTTATAAGCTCTGTAACTAGGCTGGTTCCTGTGGAAAGGAGGGTTTTGTTTCTGGGCTGGACTTATGGCCCTGAGTTTCTATTTGTTCTGTTTTTAAGGCCCATGGTAGTGATCATTGAGTTTCAGTGAATATTTGACTACGAGAATAACAGTTCCTTAAATGTTTAAGTTGCATAGTTTTGAGATGTTGCGACTTTTTCTGTCTATGGTTAATGCACTAGACATGCTCTATCAGTTTTGTTTATGTCCTTGTCTGTGGTTCCACTAATAAGTTGGTGATTTGTATGTTAGACCTACCTTCCATGCCACACACCCGATACTTTACGCAAATATAGAGAAGAAGAACTCATAAATCTGCGTGGAGATGGAAAAGGGGAGCTAAAGGAGTGGGATAGAGTGTATGACTATGCTTACTACAATGATTTGGGAAGTCCAGATAAGGGTGAAGATTATGCACGCCCTGTTCTTGGCGGATCACAACAGTATCCATATCCTCGAAGAGGAAGAACTGGTCGAAAACCAACAAAAACAGGTTAGAAATATAATAACTATGTTTCAAAATCCTCTGTACATGAAGCTTAATACTGTACGTATTCGTTTTGCTGATTTCAATTTATCGTTGTGACAGACCCCAATTCTGAGAGCAGATTGCCGCTTCTAAGTCTAAATATATATGTTCCAAGAGATGAATGTTTTTCTCAATTGAAATTTTCAGACTTTCTTGCCTATGCTCTGAAATCCTTGGTTCAAGTTTTAATTCCAGAGTTCAAATCGTTATGTAACAAGACTATCAACGAGTTTGATTCCTTTGAAGATGTTCATAATCTCTATGAAGGGGGCATTAGCCTTTCAAGTGCCATCACAACAAAAAAGTTAAGGAAAAACATCCCATGGGAGATGTTCAAGGAACTCTTGCGTGATGATGGTGAACTATTATTCAAATTCCCAACGCCAGATGTGATCAAAGGTATTTATACATTAGTTTGAAAtcccatatattaaaaaaatttgttgCTACCCTATGAAATTCTGACAAAATAAATGCAGTGGATAAGTCTGCTTGGAGGACAGATGAGGAGTTTGGACGAGAAATGCTTGCTGGTGTCAACCCAGTCATCATCAGTCGCCTTCGGGTACATACCAACTTATGTCAAATTAGATACCTTTTTCTGTTTTATTGTCTTTTAGCCTTCTTATTTACTAAAATTTATATGCAGGAGTTTCCTCCTAAAAGCAAGCTAGACCCTAAAGAATTTGGGAACCATACTAGCACAATAACAGAAGGACAAATGGAAGAGAACATGAATGGGCTCACAGTAGATCAAGTAATAACCacacttcatttttttttctttgtgttTTTGTTCATGCTAGAAAACTactctaaaattaaataagcatttcctttttaacCTTTATCTTTATACATAGGCAATAAAAAGCAATAGACTGTTTATATTAGATCACCATGATGCCTTGATGCCATACCTGACAAAGATAAACTCAACAACCACAAAGACTTACGCTACAAGGACAGTCCTTTTATTGCAAGATGATGGGACATTGAAACCATTGGCTATTGAATTAAGTCTACCACATCCACAAGGGCAACGGCATGGTGCTGTCAGCAAAGTTTTCACTCCAGCAGAAGATGGCGTTGAAGGCTCAGTGTGGCAGCTGGCCAAAGCATATGCTGCTGTAAATGATTCTGGATACCATCAGCTCATTAGCCACTGGTATGATTCGAGAATGAGGCTATTTGGTATCATAGAATAAAATGAGTTCTAATGTAGAACACAAACTTGAATGCTGGTGCCTTTTTTGCAGGCTAAACACCCATGCTGTAATAGAGCCATTCGTAATTGCCACAAATAGACAATTGAGTGTTCTTCATCCAATATATAAACTTCTGCAACCCCACTTCCGCGATACAATGCACATAAATGCCCTAGCTAGGCAAATCCTGATCAACGCTGGAGGGGTACTCGAGAATACTGTCTTTCCAGCGAAATATGCCATGGAACTGTCTGCCATTGTTTACAAGAGTTGGGTTTTCCCAGAGCAGGCGCTCCCTGCGGATCTGCTTAAGAGGTAAATCACAGAAGTTTTAAACTGTAAAATGGCCTTGCATACACGCTTATCATCTTATGTGAAGCGAAACTTCATCTTGGTTTTGCTACATTTCAGAGGAGTAGCAGTTCCAGATCCAAGTCAGCCACATGGACTCAAACTTCTTATAGAAGATTACCCTTATGCTGTTGATGGTTTAGAAATTTGGTCTGCAATCAAAACTTGGGTTGAGGAATATTGTGCTTTCTACTACCCAACAAATGAGATGGTTCAAGATGACAATGAATTGCAGTCATGGTGGACAGAAATTCGCAACGTTGGTCACGGTGACAAGAAAGATGAACCATGGTGGCCTGAGATGCAAACACAATATGATCTTACACAAACATGCACTATTATCATATGGATAGCTTCAGCCCTCCATGCAGCTGTGAATTTTGGGCAGTACCCTTATGCTGGCTATCTCCCTAACCGTCCAACTGTAAGTCGCCGTTTCATGCCTGAGCCAGGCACCCCTGAGTATGATGAACTGG
This window encodes:
- the LOC110601518 gene encoding probable linoleate 9S-lipoxygenase 5, with protein sequence MLQKVMEVFCGPPKTKAKSTAEGGRKIKGKVLLMKKNVLDFNDIKASCLDRFYELFGKGVSVQLISSVRKDPANELRGRLGKAAYLEKWVSGITTITAGETEFDVSFDWDESMGVPGAFIIKNHHHSQFYLKTVTLDDVPGHGRLHFVCNSWVYPTHRYKYHRVFFSNKTYLPCHTPDTLRKYREEELINLRGDGKGELKEWDRVYDYAYYNDLGSPDKGEDYARPVLGGSQQYPYPRRGRTGRKPTKTDPNSESRLPLLSLNIYVPRDECFSQLKFSDFLAYALKSLVQVLIPEFKSLCNKTINEFDSFEDVHNLYEGGISLSSAITTKKLRKNIPWEMFKELLRDDGELLFKFPTPDVIKVDKSAWRTDEEFGREMLAGVNPVIISRLREFPPKSKLDPKEFGNHTSTITEGQMEENMNGLTVDQAIKSNRLFILDHHDALMPYLTKINSTTTKTYATRTVLLLQDDGTLKPLAIELSLPHPQGQRHGAVSKVFTPAEDGVEGSVWQLAKAYAAVNDSGYHQLISHWLNTHAVIEPFVIATNRQLSVLHPIYKLLQPHFRDTMHINALARQILINAGGVLENTVFPAKYAMELSAIVYKSWVFPEQALPADLLKRGVAVPDPSQPHGLKLLIEDYPYAVDGLEIWSAIKTWVEEYCAFYYPTNEMVQDDNELQSWWTEIRNVGHGDKKDEPWWPEMQTQYDLTQTCTIIIWIASALHAAVNFGQYPYAGYLPNRPTVSRRFMPEPGTPEYDELERDPDLVFLKTITAQLQTLLGVSLIEILSRHSTDEVYLGQRDTTEWTSDPEPKAAFERFAKNLEEIEKKIIDMNNDKKWKNRVGPVKVPYTLLYPNTTDYSKEGGLTGKGIPNSISI